CAGCTGGTTTGTTTGCAAAAGGGACCGTCCCATGACAGAGGTGCCTGGGCGCCAGCACGAGTGGATGTGGACACCTGCACTAAGTGTGCCCAGGGTGGACACTGCCCTGTGGGCATGGAAAAGTGCTGTCAGCTCTGTGAGCAGGAGTTTCGTCTCTTGTATTCACAGCTGTGTTCCCAGCCCCCAAAACAGGGCCTGGCCCTCAGCGAGCTCCCAAGAAGGACTTGCTGAATGCACAAGCGCGTGTGCACACTCTGCACatgcctcctcctttctccctcctagAAGGCACTTAAGGTTTGGCTCAGTTCAAAGCGGCAGGAGAGAGCTTGGAGACGCCCCACACTCAAGCCACTGTGTGCAGCTCAGAGTCTCGTCGGGTAGCACTAACCATACAGACCcgcttccctttctccctcctccagccccggtCCACTGGGGACCACCTGGTCAGTCCTCCAGAGGTGGGATCCGGATGGGACCGAGGGCGTCGGGTTCTCCCGCAGCCAGGGGTGCAGCAGGATGCCCGCAGCTGTGAGCCGCTCAGCTGGCTCCCGTCGAAGGAGGCAGCGGATCAGGCAGCAGGCCGGGGCTGAGAGGCCCGCAGGCAGGACAAAGACCCCGCGGCGGATCTTGCCAAAGAGCAGGATGGGCTCTGAGTCCTGGAAGGGGTAGTGGCCGGCCAGCATGGTGAAGAGCACCACACCCAGGCTCCAGACATCTGCCGCCTTGCCCGAGTAGGATGGCCGCGAGCTGAGGATCTCCGGTCCCACATAAGCCGGGCACGCGTGCTTGTCGCACAAGGAGTCGTCTGGCCCGCTCAGCACACAGGCGTCCTCCAGGTTCTCCAGCACCAGCTTCGTCCTGTggtgggagagagacagaggggtcAGCTCCAGGAGGACCACCCCTGCCACCACCCCACACTGTACCTCTGAATGGCACCCACTTCCCAAGGGCCTGCTCGCACTGGGCAAACATGAGCCAGTCCTGTGAGGCTGGGCGATtgatcctgttttacagatgaggaagcccaggctcagagagggtaagtgatttctcaaggtcacagaggcACTGAATTTGAACTTGGCCTCTGGGAGGAACACATTTCCCAGCAGTCCCTCAAGGAGAGGGCCGAGGGCGCTGAGGGCATGAAGCCTCTCTTAAAGCAGATGAGAACTTACACTGCAGGCAGGTAATAAAACAAGAGAAGTAGGAAGTGGAGACTGTGCCAAACATCGCAGCACAAACCCTGCCTGACAAGGCACCACTGACAACATTCCCGTCAGCCTTCGTGGAGCGTCCGTCCACTGTGTACCTGACCCGAGTGAGGTCCGCTACCTGACACATGTCATCCCACCCTCCCACAACCTGGGGGAAGGCTACAGCCATGTAGCCATGCTACAGCCACAGGGCGCGGGGACGGGACAGGAACCCTGGCTCTCACCTgctcagagccagccctgtgaGCCCCTCACCTGGTCCCCGAGCTGGCTCCATGGTCCCATTTTTTcccaagagaagccagaaatcatattttaatgaaaaagtccCAGTGTTGGAAATGTTGGCAAccaatttcaattaaaaacaaatgaacttgggaccggcccagtggcgcagcagttaagtgcgcacgttccacttctctgcagcccggggttcactggttcagatcccgggtgcagacatggcaccgcttgtcaagccgtgctgtggcaggcgtcccacatataaagtagaggaagatgggcatggatgttagctcagggccagtcttcctcagcaaaaaggggaggattggcagtagtcagctcagagcaaatcttcctcaaaaaaaaaaaaaaaaacaacaaatgaacaTGTATGTGGAGCAAAACAAAAAGGGTGTGTAGCCCATTTGCAGCTTCTGCTATAAACAACTCCCTGGAGCCCTCCAGGGTACTTTGATAAGAAACATCCTCTTCCCACTGCTATTCATCTTATTCCTACTTCCTGGGTGCCTACTGGCATTTCCCAAACACTGACCGATCCTGTGAATCGCAGCAAAGGCGTGTGTGTCTGGGGACAGGTGTCAGCATTCtcggcccattttacagatggagaagtcAAGGCTCAGGCAGGTGAAGCAGTTGTTCAAGGCCAAAGAGTAGGTAACAAGTAgagccaagatctgaacccaggtccgTCTGACCCCACTGTCCTTCTACccacagtgtttctcaaactattGCCTTGAAAAGAGAAGGAAGCGTTCTCTCACCTCGGGGAGGCCTGGGGTTTCGTCCTCACCCTAAGCTCAAAATGATTTGAAGTTGTGATTAGCTTAAAAATCATTATAAACTTTACATTCTACTTCTTCCTAAAGGCATGTTCATTTTGGTATAAAatgtagaaggaaagagaagtagaTAGAAAATCACCCTTAGGCAAACGTGAGAGCAATAACGGCTCCAGGCAAGATGGATGGCTGCTAAAATCAGTGGGCGAAAGTCTGAGGATAACCAGAGGATTTATATGCGTAACTTCAAAGTAGCTCGAGGGACTTGTTAATTACAAGGTATTACCCCAGGTACTTGTTAATTACAAAGGGTAAATTAGAAAGCTTACAGTGGAGAACGTTGGCAGCCACACCATCCATCCAGGTTGACATCACAGCAACAGGTGTCAACATCAGGGGTCTCCTGCTGTGATGTACCAACAGGGCCTCTCATTTCTGGGGTGTTGTTGCCAAAAATGTACAACCTCAGTCTAACCGTGAGAAAAATATCAGGCAACACCCAGTAGAGGGCATTCTACAAACTAAGCAACTGGCCCTCTTCAAAAGTATCGAGGTCAAGGAAGACGAGGGGAGACAGAGGAACTGTCTGGGACCGGAGACAGGACGTCGGATGCGGGGGGCCGGATGGGATCCTGGCCAGAAGAAGGACCTTGGTGGGAGACTAGTGAACGCTGAATCAGTCTGGGGTTTAATTAGCAGTACTAGATCAAGGTTAACTGCTGAGCGTGGATGGTTGTACCATGGTGATGTGggatgttaacatttggggaaactgggtgaaagaGATACAGGAATTCTTTggactatttttgcaactttcctgAAAGTctgaaagtatttcaaaataaaaagttttaaaaagtgcaatGGGGTCGCCTTCCTCCCCGTCCTCAAAAGTCCTGAAATGAAATCGATGCTCCTGCTGGGTGTTCATGTGGACCTGGTGGCTGGGGGCGTCCCCGACACATCGTGCATATCCCAGGAGTCTAGGGAGGGGACAGGACGCAGGGTCTCTGTCTGTCCCCGGGTTCCAAAAATCACTGATTCTCAGTTTCACAGAAAAAGTTCCAATGCGGTGAACTTCAGGGCCTGTTTTGGCTGCTGTCTGTGACCTTGAAATCCTGGAGACATTGTGACAATCCAGCCCTCTCCCCTACCAATGgggaagctgaggtccagagacACCGGGCACCCGGAAGCAGGAGTGAGCCCACCccggcctcctgcctcccagagcGCATTAGGACTTGGCTCTGGAGTCACATCTGgggtcaaatcccagctctactctTTGTTTAGCTGTGGGGTCTTGGGCATTACttgacctccctgggcctcagtttcctcccctgccACATGGGGACAAAGTGCCCGGCTCCTATTTGTAGGGATCCAGGCCATGTCGCCCAGTGTAGCCCTGCTCTTCATCCCCATAGGCAAGCCTCCATCCGCAAGGAGCTCCAATAGGAGAGTGTCAACCTTTTCCCAGAACTTGCATGAGGTCCTCCGCCTTCccgaacctcagtttccccatgatGGCCCACTCTCCGGTGTGCCTGTGGGTGAGGTCTCTGTGGCCACACTTACCTCTCACGGTCGGTGAAGACAAAGCGACGCAGCTGGAGATCTCTCAGGACTAGACCGTGCTGGTGGCAGTGCGCCACGGTGGCCGCCATCTGGCGGAAGAGCGCGGCGGCCTCGGGCtccgggaggcggcggcggcggcgcaccAGGCTGTGCATGTCCCCGTGGGGCCGTGGAAAAAAGGCGTAGAGGTGGCGCGTGCCCGCCAAGACCTCGGTGGGCCGGGCCACGTGCCCGTGGCGGGGCAGCCGTGAGTAGGGCTCCAGCACCGCCAGGGCATCGCAAACCGGGTACACCTGTGGGTGGAGCACAGCGGTGAGCAGAGGTGGGGACCGCgtggagcctggggctggccttAGAAAGTCACACCAACCCTTTAGAAAGATGCTAGAATAGAGAATATTTTGGAAGGGGGCACCTATTTCAGAAAGTGTGTCCAGAAGGGACTCTGAGGAAGTGAGCTGAATGAATCAGAGATGCTCCTCATGGGATAAGCCTTCAGGTGGGGGGCAcaggcagtgcaaaggccctgaggcaagaaagAGCTTGAGCTGCTCTAGAAACCCAGCCAAATACCAGTATGGCTGGAATTGGGTCGGGTGGGAAGAGGGGCAGTGGTTAGAGGGGTGTCTGGAGAAATGTGCTAGAGGCTTTATGGTCATTAGACAGACACCTCGCCATAGCCCTGAGAGGATGCTCAGAGAAGGAAAGCGACTTGTTGCAAGCCACACAGCGGCAGGGCTCGTATACCCACTTCGGTTAGTCTGACTCTAAACCTTTTGCATGTTATTTTGGCTAtgccacaaagaaaacaaaaataaacaaagcatagACACATTTAAtccatgggggaaaaaatgtcagcatatgtcttaaaaaaaaaaaacagttgcgGTGGCATGGaggaaataattcaaaaacagagacttttttaaaagttaggtCAAGCACATCCCTGCCTCTGTGCATTTGCGCTGgctgttcctgctgcctggatagccacagggctggctccctcaaTTCATGCGAGTCACTGCTCCAgcgtcacctcctcagagaggtcccGGACCTCCCCAGCTAAAATCGCCTGAACCCCtaaccccttcccttctctcccagcttctagCTCGTTCTGCACAGCCGCTTTATGATCACCTGCTATGTTTTACTTCTTCACTTGTTTATTGTCCGTGTCCCCCACTAGAACGTCAGCTTGATGAGAGCAGAAGTTTATCTATTTCTGAACCACGGCGCGGGGCATGGCACACGCAGGTGCTCTCTGAAGGCTGGTGGAATTAATGAATAAGGCGATAATCTACAAAGACACGATGTTGCTCTCTCTACACACTGACCAGAAAACCCTGGGCGATGTGGAATTGGCAGGTCACCCTTGCGGTTCACGCTGGTGTGGGGACCAGCACATCCCAGCAGACTCCCTGAAATGCTGCGGAGTAACTGGGGCCACGTGAAAGCATGCTTTGTCATTCCTCTCAGCGTGGACTTCCCTCCCCAGTGGGAACAGGAAAGAACCTGTGAGGCTGCAGGAAGGGGACCCAGAGGCCAGGGGTTCTTGAGAGCACTTGGGGTCAAGCCCTGGGGACCTGCCTCAGGCAGCCCAGAGCCCAGGTAAGGCTGGTGGCTGGACCATATGCCCACATCTGTCCCCCTGCCCCCCCTCAGCAGGAGCTGAGAAAGCAGCTGCTGCCCCCAGTCGGAGGCTTAagtcctcctgcctctctgtgcATCCAAGGGGACCCAGCCCCCGTCCTGCCCCTGCGCTTGTGCACCTGGGTCTCCCCTATCTTCTCACCCCTGCCCTTGTTCCAGCAAGAGGTGCACGGCTCTGGGCTCAGTCCGCCCGGGCCCAATCTCAGCTCTGACACCTCCTGGCTCTGTGATGTGGCAAGTAACCTCAGCTTtcagagcctcagtgtcctctaTCTATAAATCAGGCCCAATAATAGTAACCGCCTCATAGATTGTGTGATGATTAGAAAAGATTATGCACACTAAGCAATCAACGCAGTACCTGGCGCACAGTTAACACCTATCATCCTTTCTCATCTCTCATCTCTGTGCTTTTGGGCTGCGACCTGCCAGTGTCCTGTGTGGCTGGACGCTCAGGGGACCTTGACCCTTCCCATCTCCTGATTTCTACAAAGAACCCTGAACCTTGCCCTGGGAGCCAGGCTTCCTGCACGGCCCTTCTTCCCTCTtgacctcagtcttctcatccGTAAAAAGGCCACAGGGTAGGCCCAATGATCTGCGGGGCCCAGGACACCTGACTCCACCACATCTCACCCTTCCCTTGTGCACATGTCTTCCAAGGTTCCCCACAGCCCCGTGGGAGCTTCTTCCTAACGCGCTCACGCCGGCGGctgccagcctcctctcctgcccgTCTGCACACCCTCTCCACTCTGGCCAGAGGGAAGGCCTCTCCATCTCTGAGCGCCATGCTCTCTCCTCTGGGCGCTGCCCGGACCTCGCTTCTCCCGCTTCTCCCGCTAACTCCTACTCAGCTTTGTCTGACTccccccgcccctcgccccccAAATACAACAGAGGAGAAGCCACTGTGCTCTCAGGGCCCCTAAGCTCCACCCCTGCAACAGTTACCACACTGTGGGGCCTATGCTCTGAGTTACTCCAGGGCTGGGACTGTGTGCTTTACCTCTCTGgtctcagcccagcccagagctTGACCGAGAGCTGGGGGCTCACGGGCTGCTTCCCCAATAAACAcaagaataaattaatataagACCCCTTATATTATATctcatatattatattatattgccCCTGGCAATCCTCTGGAGCCAAGacccctcccaggccccctgTGACACTAGGGGAGAGTGGCCCCGAGGGCAGGTACCTTGCAGGTGTACTCGGTTCCTGTGGGGCAGTGCAGGGCCCGGTAGGCCCGGCCATCCTCCTCAGGCTCCAAGAGGACATAGGGCCCAAGCCGGGAGGCAGTGGTCCCCACAGGGGCACGGACTGGAGCAGGGGGTGGGCTCAGGGCCAGTGGACAGGggggcagcctgggctggggcccaCTTTGAGCTTGTTTCCGGGTGGGACCCTCGGTGTCTAGGTCATCGTCCAACTCCAACCGCTTCTTCCTGGAGGGGGCACCCGCAGGAGCAGCCAGAGGGGTAGCTTGCAtctagaaagaaggagagaaaggcacTAAGTGAGGCTGTTTGGTGGTCCTCTCTTCCCCTGCTGGCGGGAGGGTACATTGGCCAGCCGTTACAGAGGGTGATTTGCAGTGTGTGTTAAACTAACAAACGCACATAGCCTTGACTGCATGTCccacttctggaaatttatcctCCAACTAAAATGCttgccaaaaaattaaatacGTGAAAGGTTGTTCATCATAAGAACCCTGTATCTAATAGCAAAAGGCAGGAAATACCCACAAATGTCCAGAAGTAGAAAGCTGGTTAAACATCATGGTATggccacacagtggaatactatacagctcTGAAAAAGGGCCAGGATGCTCTCTACATGCTGATGTAATGATGCAAGTACAAAATTATTCCTGCAGCCCATGTGACAGAAAGAACTTAACATCCGTCCTTAGGGaactggttgaataaattattctTCATCCACACGTGAAACAATTGCAGCCATTCAAAAGACTGAGGAAACTCTTTATGTGCTAGTTGGAAAGATCTCCAGAGTGAACCGTTacgtgaaaacagaaaaaaaaggtacAGTGGAGAGAGGGGCTTGGTGGTtgtgagagggaggaagagagacttTGCACTCAGTCTGTTGAGTGTTGTAGTGTAGGCAGCTATTAGCTatgagggggagggaggcaaggaggaagggaagggtaATGAGggatgatgaatgaatgaggtaaGCCCTGAATGTACATATGAATGAACGCTCTGGAATGGATATATTATCAAGGGAACAAATCAGGCTGCTGAACAACACACCCAAGATGATCTCATTTATGTAAAACCCCCACCAtcggggccagtctggtggcgcagcggttaagttcagttaagttcgcatgttctgcctTGGTGGCCCCAGCTTCGccggcctggatcccgggtgcaaacctatgaaccgcttgtcaagccgtgctgtggcggcatctcacatataaaacatagaggaagttgggcacggatgttagctcagggccaatcttcctcaaaaaacaaaaccccaccaGCTTATAAAATGAGGTATCTCCATATTGGTGTATATGTAGGTGTGTAAATGCACAGGAAAAGGTCTGGAAGGATCCAGACGACACTGGCCACAGGAGCTCCTGGCTTCCTGGAGGCTGCGAGGGCAGGAAGGGATCTGGTAGGGAGGCAAGGGAATTTtcaatttcagtattttaaaatgaggattctGCCTTCATTTATTGTTTGAGTATTTCAAAACAGACAGAGGGTATGTCTTCTTTATCTACTACTGCCGGATGGCCCAGGAGCTACCTGAATCAGAGTCCACGGTGAAGTCAGTCCCACAGGCGGCTCAGTTTCTCCCGGGGAGCAGGGGGTCGGTCACTGGCCCCCAAGTTCCTTCACTCAACTGTGGAGGAGGGACCCCCGGTGCAGCTGTATCACTGCGTGTGTGGTgggtggaggagagggcagcGGCAGTCAGCGTAGAAAAATTCTCTCCAGCACCCATCTGCCCATTCAGGCTCCAGATGGGGGACAAGGTGCTCAGGTGACGGGGTTCGAGGGAGATGGACTTCCGCCCAGGTAGAGACCTTCCCACAGTCCCAGGCAGGATCAACAGGGAAACCCACTCAGAGTCGCTTCGCACACCAAGGACCGCCTCTCCAGTCACGCTGCTCCCAGCTGCCCCggctgccctgggaggagggagccccCACCCGAGGGCAAGCCCATGTGCCTTGATGGTAAGAATGTAGTGGGCGTAGCTGTAGTCAGATACtcctgggttctgatcctggctgGAACCATCCTGGCTGGGGAGCCCTGGGCAAGTTCTTcaaccttcctgagcctcagttccctcatctgtaaagtgggagcaGGATGCAAAGCCCATAGGATTTTGGTGAtgatgaaatgaaaacactaataaaTTCGAGTGGCCCTGGTGCAGGGCAGGCGTCAGCAAATGGTCACTACCGCGGTCCgttactgttattattgtcattcaTGGCTGAAGATGCTTAAGTGCTACCCTTGAGAGGCTCAGAAATCTCCCCAGGGGCGAGGCTAGGATGACGCCCCTCACCTCCAGGGCTGTTCTGAGAGTCACACAGGATGATCCCTGGCTGTGTGGCTACTCTGTGCCCTGAGTAGCACGGGACTCCCTGGAgaggctctgggggtggggggacccaCATCAGCACTCAGGCTGCTTGGCCCCATCCATGCCGCAGAGCCTGCTTGGTCTGGGATAAGCTCCATGGGACAGATGGGGTAACTGAGTCTGGAGATGAGCAAGGCCACACTGCAGGACTGGAATCTCTGCTGCAGGCTGGAGGTGGCCCCTAACATCTACCTCTTGCTGCTTCCTGACACCCCCCAGCACGGAATGAGAGCGAGTCataccaaacacacacacaacccagGGCAGACAGGTGTACACACGCCCCCCCAAAAACTCACTTTGTCCAAGCATCCCGGGCAGAGAGGGACACACACATTAAGCGACATACACTTCACCCTCCAGGGCAAGCGCCCAGGCACACACCACACAGCCCTCCATCACACTCACGACTGCACGACTGATACCAACGAGGCCACACGCACAGTCTgacacgccccccccccccccaccccgcggAAGGCAGTTGGCGgcctcgccccgcccccggcaGCCTGGCTCCTCTGGTGCGAGCTGAAGCAGCGGTGTCGGTGTCGTGTCATGGAAAGAAGGTTCAGCGGAAACCGAGGGGTGCTGGGAggggggcctgggagggggtgaggcaaagggcaggaggctgggcccCAGGCTGGGAGAAGGGGCGGACCTGGGCCCTCGCCCCCTGCACCGGAGTCTGCAGGTACGGTACACACTGTCAGCAGGAACAGAATGCACGCGCGCCCCGTCCAACCCGCAAAACCGGAGCTGCACCGCGCCGGCGTCGCGCATCCGGCGCGCTGCATCCTGGCTCCCACTTGCCGTGCACCcgtcccagcccccaccccgggcaccccagccctgccccgaCCGTGTCCCCGCACAGCCAACACCTGCCACCAGGTGTCCAGCCCTTCCCACAGCTCGCTTGGTCCACGGAGACACAGACCCCCGAAACCCATCCCCACTCGGACCCCACAGGCTCACGCGGACCCCCGCAGATCCCTACAGACACACCCCCCACAGTGACACAGATCCTACACGCAGTCGCCCAGTGCTCCCAACCAGGCCCCCCGCACACAGACCTCCCGCACCAAACCACACAACTCCTCCtcctcacactcacacaaaaCAGACAATCGCACACCCGTATCGGGGCGACACCCGGACACTTCAGTCTCCGGCCCCCTCTGCCCCGGGGACACAAATGCCACTCTCCGAGGGGGCGCACTCTCGCCCCAGCCCGAGTCGGCCACCCTCGGGCGACTCCAAGCCCTGCAGGGCCGTGTCACCTGAGACCCAATGGGAACACTCAGCCCAGGTCGGCCCTTGGACGGCGGGATTTGttaaaaggtgtgtgtgtgtgtgtctcccacGCACCAACCCGCAGCCGCCCCGCGGCTCCCGGCTCCCCTGCGCCCGCTCTCCGTCCTCTCTCCGGTCCCCCGCCGGGTACCTCGCTCCCGCGTGCGCGGGGGTCCTGCCGCCGCCCAAGCTCGGAGTCGCCGGGGTCCCCCCAGGCGGCCGGGGGCCGGTCCGCCGCGCCGGAGCTCGGGATCCGGTGGAGCTCAGCCCCTGCGCGGCAGCCGGACGCGTGCGGAGCCGCCGGCGCTTCCGCTGCGAGTGTCGCGGGGACGCCGGGCGCCCGGCTCCGGCCCCGGCCCGGGTGATGTAAACCTGAGCTAATCAGCCGCCTCCTGACGCCCTCGGGCCCGAGATTGCACCAGCCGCCGCGCCCCACCCCTCGGGGTCACCGCCGAGcgcgccccggcccggccccgcccgctCGCTCGCTCCGCGCGCCGCCCGCCACCCCTAGCCTTTCGCGCCCTCTAGGGGTGTCTGGTctccacccccgcccctcccgccccgCGCCCGAAGTTTGAGCGCAGACGCCAGCTTCTGACCCTTCCTATCACCTCGGAAAAAGCATTTtgctttcctgagcctcagtttccccatctgtgaaatgggaagaacATCCTCCTCAGGAGGATGCTGAGGGGAGAGAGCAAACCGGGACAGTTTCGCAGGTGCTTCCCCGTTTGTCAAGCACTTTCCCACCCACCGTGGCTTTATTAAACCTTTAGAAGAACGCAGGGCGGGCAGGAAGCTCCATCTCCCCCCATTCTACTCAGGGGCCCCGCTATGCGAAAGCAGCCCTGGGGTTTTGCAAAGAACACAGGCTTAGGAGCCGGCTGTGGGCTCAAAAGAACCAGCGCTGCGCCCTGGGGAGGCTGGAGGTCCCGTGGGCTTCACAGCACTCATTTGACAGAGGCCGTGCAGCCTGGTGGTGAAGAGCAAGCATCCTGCAACCAGCCTGCCTAAGAGTgcaccccacctctgccctgacCCACTGAGCTACCTCGGAAAAGCTACTTAAAAccctgtct
The Equus przewalskii isolate Varuska chromosome 21, EquPr2, whole genome shotgun sequence DNA segment above includes these coding regions:
- the TRIB3 gene encoding tribbles homolog 3: MQATPLAAPAGAPSRKKRLELDDDLDTEGPTRKQAQSGPQPRLPPCPLALSPPPAPVRAPVGTTASRLGPYVLLEPEEDGRAYRALHCPTGTEYTCKVYPVCDALAVLEPYSRLPRHGHVARPTEVLAGTRHLYAFFPRPHGDMHSLVRRRRRLPEPEAAALFRQMAATVAHCHQHGLVLRDLQLRRFVFTDRERTKLVLENLEDACVLSGPDDSLCDKHACPAYVGPEILSSRPSYSGKAADVWSLGVVLFTMLAGHYPFQDSEPILLFGKIRRGVFVLPAGLSAPACCLIRCLLRREPAERLTAAGILLHPWLRENPTPSVPSGSHLWRTDQVVPSGPGLEEGEREAGLYG